Proteins encoded by one window of Acetivibrio thermocellus ATCC 27405:
- a CDS encoding GerAB/ArcD/ProY family transporter, which translates to MEGKIIFGKREAISLLIILICNQLILGFPSIMSNSVGSAGWILSIYVSILALCLFLIISKLYSAFEGKDLLDISEFAGGNIARIIVGLIVVIDSVLIISVKLREYTEHIKIISFTQSPVSFIMLFFALGMIISVHFGIEPLVRSTTIVLPIVAIGVVIVVAGSVKNFELSNIMPILGTGPYDIFVGGLPRLSIFSGIISLFFIPPFMGGYKNIKKIGVLVITISGIVLTVGVLAYLLVFPYPVSSNNVLAFFELSRVLEYGRFFQRIESVFLLTWSLAGLLYLSSGLYFVIYVFSKTFKLKYYRPLIIPFTLIIFSLSLIPESLMEIMYLDNKVIRYYAWIVAFGLPFVLLSIARLVKRKRRGMAKNGK; encoded by the coding sequence GTGGAAGGTAAGATAATTTTTGGAAAGAGAGAAGCAATATCACTTCTGATAATACTTATATGCAATCAGTTAATTTTAGGATTTCCAAGTATTATGTCGAATAGTGTGGGAAGTGCAGGATGGATTTTGTCAATCTATGTATCCATACTTGCATTATGCCTTTTTCTGATAATATCAAAACTTTATTCCGCTTTTGAAGGAAAAGATTTATTGGATATAAGTGAATTCGCCGGCGGAAATATTGCAAGAATTATCGTCGGCTTGATAGTTGTAATAGATTCGGTTCTTATAATTTCAGTCAAATTAAGAGAGTATACCGAACATATAAAAATAATAAGCTTTACCCAATCTCCTGTCAGTTTTATAATGCTGTTTTTTGCTTTAGGAATGATTATCAGTGTCCATTTTGGCATAGAACCTTTGGTAAGAAGTACGACAATTGTTCTTCCGATTGTGGCAATCGGAGTTGTAATAGTCGTTGCAGGTTCTGTCAAAAATTTCGAACTTTCAAATATAATGCCGATTCTTGGCACAGGGCCTTATGATATTTTTGTAGGAGGCCTGCCAAGATTGTCAATATTTTCAGGGATTATTTCGCTTTTTTTTATACCTCCTTTCATGGGAGGTTACAAAAATATAAAAAAAATCGGCGTGTTGGTAATTACCATATCCGGCATAGTTTTAACCGTGGGAGTCCTTGCTTATTTGCTTGTATTCCCATACCCTGTTTCTTCAAATAATGTTCTTGCCTTTTTTGAACTGTCAAGAGTTTTGGAATATGGCAGATTTTTTCAAAGGATTGAGTCAGTTTTTCTTCTTACGTGGTCATTGGCAGGCCTGTTGTATCTTAGCTCGGGATTGTATTTTGTAATATATGTATTTTCAAAAACCTTCAAGCTTAAATACTACAGACCGCTTATAATTCCTTTTACCTTGATAATATTTTCTTTAAGCCTCATACCTGAAAGTCTGATGGAGATAATGTATCTTGACAACAAAGTAA